From one Bos indicus x Bos taurus breed Angus x Brahman F1 hybrid chromosome 7, Bos_hybrid_MaternalHap_v2.0, whole genome shotgun sequence genomic stretch:
- the ZNF354C gene encoding zinc finger protein 354C isoform X2: MPKLICQLQQGEDPCMVEREVPQDTCLGFKIWPEIEALPCKQDISSGETSQGIIMKNSIKLDIKCGEALEFEGRTQEQQKKTLRQMVASQKQTISRTGDQTSLELGKGLFINTVLIRQQNVPTERVPSIYYTFGRDFKQNFDLMRCFQIYPGEKPHIYNECEKSFSQSLHLIERQRIHTGEKPYKCSECGKTFSHRSSLLAHQRIHTGEKPYKCNQCEKAFSSSSTLIKHLRVHTGEKPYQCKDCGKAFSQCSTLTVHQRIHTGEKLYKCGECEKAFNCKAKLHRHQQIHTGEKPYKCSECGKSYSQFTSLAEHQRLHTGEQLCKCLECGRNFTRISTFIEHQRIHTGQKPYQCNECGKAFNQYSSFNDHRKIHTGEKLYTCGECGKAFGCKSNLYRHQRIHTGEKPYQCNQCGKAFSQYSFLTEHERIHTGEKLYKCMECGKAYSYRSNLCRHKKVHNKEKLYKWKEYGVRDFLEEISL; encoded by the coding sequence GTTTCAAGATATGGCCTGAAATAGAAGCATTGCCTTGCAAACAGGACATTTCTTCAGGAGAAACATCTCaaggaataataatgaaaaactcCATTAAGTTGGACATCAAGTGTGGAGAAGCTTTGGAATTTGAGGGCAGGACACAAGAGCAACAGAAAAAAACCCTCAGGCaaatggtggcctcacagaagcAAACCATCAGTAGAACTGGAGACCAGACAAGTCTTGAATTAGGGAAAGgtttatttataaatacagttCTTATTAGACAACAAAATGTTCCTACAGAAAGAGTACCCAGTATATATTATACTTTTGGGAGagattttaaacagaattttgaTCTAATGAGATGTTTCCAGATTTACCCAGGAGAAAAACCTCATATTTACAATGAATGTGAAAAAAGCTTCAGTCAGAGTCTTCATCTTATTGAACgccagagaattcatactggtgagaaaccttacaaatgtagtGAGTGTGGGAAAACCTTCAGCCACAGATCATCACTTCTTGcccatcagagaattcatactggagagaaaccttacaaatgtaatcAATGTGAGAAAGCATTTAGTAGCAGTTCAACCCTTATCAAACATTTGAGAGtgcatactggagagaaaccctatcaGTGTAAGGACTGTGGTAAAGCTTTTAGCCAGTGTTCAACCCTCACTGtacatcagagaattcacactggagaaaaactCTATAAATGTGGAGAATGTGAGAAGGCCTTCAATTGTAAAGCAAAGCTTCATAGACACCAACAAATCCATACAGGTGAGAAACCCTATAAATGTAGTGAATGTGGGAAAAGTTACAGCCAGTTTACATCCCTGGCTGAACATCAGAGGCTTCACACTGGAGAACAACTGTGTAAATGCTTGGAATGTGGGAGAAATTTCACTCGCATCTCAACCTTTATTGAACATCAGCGGATTCATACTGGACAAAAACCATATCAgtgtaatgaatgtgggaaagccttcaaccAGTATTCATCCTTTAATGACCATCggaaaattcatactggagaaaaaCTTTACACGTGTGgagaatgtgggaaagcctttggTTGCAAATCTAACCTTTATAGGCATCAGAGAatccatactggagagaaaccatatcaGTGTAATCAGTGTGGAAAAGCTTTCAGCCAGTATTCATTCCTAACTGAACATGAGAGAatccatactggagagaaactctATAAATGTATGGAATGTGGGAAAGCCTACAGTTACAGATCAAACCTTTGTAGACACAAAAAAGTTCACAATAAAGAAAAACTCTACAAATGGAAAGAATATGGGGTCAGAGATTTCTTAGAGGAGATAAGCCTATAA